In Columba livia isolate bColLiv1 breed racing homer chromosome 8, bColLiv1.pat.W.v2, whole genome shotgun sequence, a single genomic region encodes these proteins:
- the LOC102094516 gene encoding 14 kDa phosphohistidine phosphatase, which produces MAAVRDVEIDPEGTFKYILVRLQRPGGGEQRDIVRGTKAAEFHNHIFEKVNPEMEKLGYECKCLGGGKIDHNSKDKKIRVFGLSTGYGKADHSVTVEILKKVYTDYEITWSDDKK; this is translated from the exons ATGGCGGCGGTGCGGGACGTAGAGATCGACCCCGAGGGCACGTTCAAGTACATCCTGGTGCGGCTGCAGCGCCCGGGCGGCGGCGAGCAGCGAGACATCGTCCGCGGCACCAAGGCGGCCGAGTTCCACA atcacatatttgaaaaagtaaaTCCTGAGATGGAAAAGCTGGGATATGAATGCAAGTGCCTTGGAGGAGGGAAAATTGATCATAATAGCAAAGACAAGAAAATTAGGGTGTTTGGGCTTTCTACA GGCTATGGAAAAGCAGATCATTCAGTAACTGTAGAGATCCTGAAAAAAGTATATACAGATTATGAAATTACGTGGTCGGATGACAAGAAATAA
- the LOC102094340 gene encoding histidine protein methyltransferase 1 homolog, producing MDFRFNFVIDGNENNEPDTQDKMDLKLCSRKHKQECTKKNKKTAETVADSSPRPGTDKHQEETPKFCFKAAKEHKIPEDLDKVLENKVMKTASDLYYTSTAAVDMRCLDGTDEEGIISKSVSSHSDLIPGVYEGGLKIWECTFDLINYFSEAKIEFTNKAVLDLGCGAGLLGIVALKGKAEKVHFQDYNSTVIDEITLPNAVANCINAGSGVNRKTSKPPSKKPKKAEGLLPDALHKCRFFSGEWSSVSKLLLSSKPVSKYDIILTSETIYNTDYYSALHDTLAQLLDKNGRVYLAGKVLYFGVGGGIYIFEKFIEERNVFRSSIVKIIDKGLQRCIMELAFKDSS from the coding sequence GCacaaagaagaacaagaagacTGCTGAGACTGTAGCAGACTCCAGCCCAAGGCCGGGTACTGATAAGCACCAAGAGGAGACACCGAAGTTCTGCTTTAAAGCTGCCAAGGAGCACAAGATTCCTGAAGATCTCGACAAAGTACTGGAAAATAAAGTCATGAAAACAGCGTCAGACCTGTATTACACAAGTACAGCTGCAGTGGATATGAGGTGTTTGGATGGCACCGATGAGGAAGGCATCATCTCTAAAAGTGTCTCCTCTCACTCCGATCTCATCCCTGGAGTCTACGAGGGAGGACTGAAAATCTGGGAATGCACCTTTGATCTCATCAATTACTTCTCCGAGGCCAAAATAGAGTTTACCAACAAGGCTGTATTGGATcttggctgtggggctggactGCTGGGAATAGTTGCCTTAAAGGGTAAAGCTGAAAAAGTCCATTTTCAGGACTACAACAGCACAGTGATTGATGAAATAACCTTACCCAACGCAGTGGCTAACTGTATAAATGCAGGCAGTGGagtcaacagaaaaacaagcaaacctccttcaaagaagcccaaaaaagcaGAAGGACTCTTACCTGATGCACTCcacaaatgcagatttttttctggggAGTGGTCTTCAGTCAGCAAGCTCCTGTTAAGCAGCAAACCTGTTTCAAAGTATGATATAATTCTCACGTCTGAGACCATCTATAATACCGACTACTACAGTGCTTTGCATGATACGCTGGCTCAGCTCTTGGATAAAAACGGCCGTGTGTATTTGGCAGGCAAAGTACTTTATTTTGGGGTTGGTGGTGGCATCTACATCTTTGAGAAATTCATTGAAGAGAGAAATGTGTTTAGGAGCAGCATAGTTAAAATAATTGATAAAGGACTGCAGCGATGTATTATGGAATTGGCCTTTAAAGATTCCAGTTAA